The proteins below are encoded in one region of Desulfobaccales bacterium:
- a CDS encoding cation-transporting P-type ATPase, with translation MSIQELSREEALKALASRESGLTADEARRRLEEYGPNEIREVRRVPLWHRFLAQFTHFLAVLLWLAAGLCFLSDYLKPDEGLGRLGWAIVGVILVNALFTFLQEYRAERAVAALKALLPFQVKVRREGVLTTIPAREVVPGDIVLLEEGDKVPADARLLAASRLRVNNAPLTGESAPQARSAEPFSGDSLKSPNLVFAGTLVVSGSGEAVAIATGMATEFGKIAHLTAGVKPGLSPLQREIVRVTRVVALIALIMGLGFFALGFVVARGFWQNFLFAVGIIVANVPEGLLPTVTLSLAVGSQRLAARKALVKTLTAVETLGSVNVICSDKTGTLTENRMAVQEMWVPGEARPGRQFGQQMLLTIAGLCNNAVFSGGEYRGDPTEVALLRAVRDLKAELTAQRLAEVPFDADRKRMTTVHQVQGETLVLTKGALEMVLPRCAQVVWEGEAAPLEDDKKAAIHKTYESMMDRGLRVMAFAFRPLELPPGGEVPPDEVLESGLIFAGLMGLLDPPRAEVAEAVRLCREAGIRAIMITGDAGRTALAVARQIGLAQGPTRVVEGPELEAMSDPELSECLRGEVIFARMTPRHKLRIVTALQELGLRVAVTGDGVNDAPALKQADIGIAMGLIGTDVAREAADMVLLDDNFATIVAAVEEGRAVFENIRKFIIYIFAHLTPEVVPYILFSFLPIPLPLTVMQILAIDLGTETLPALALGTERAEPTVMRQPPRVGGLIDREVFFRGYIFLGGLSCLGVLFAYFHVLYNGGWTWGQVLPLDHPLARQAASATFLGIVLMQVANVFACRSSVEPLNRLGLFTNKLMLAGIALELALAYVIIYHPWGQEIFGTAALPAWVWLVLVPFGLALLLLEELRKLMVRRFGRTA, from the coding sequence ATGAGCATCCAGGAGCTCAGCCGGGAGGAGGCCCTCAAGGCCCTGGCCAGCCGGGAGAGCGGCCTCACCGCCGACGAGGCCCGCCGCCGGCTGGAGGAGTACGGCCCCAACGAGATCCGGGAAGTGCGCCGGGTGCCGTTGTGGCACCGGTTCCTGGCCCAGTTCACCCATTTCCTGGCCGTGCTCCTGTGGCTGGCGGCGGGGTTGTGCTTTCTTTCCGATTACCTCAAGCCCGACGAGGGCTTGGGCCGCCTGGGCTGGGCCATTGTCGGGGTCATTCTGGTCAACGCCCTGTTCACCTTTCTCCAGGAATATCGGGCCGAAAGGGCCGTGGCGGCTTTGAAGGCCCTCCTCCCCTTCCAGGTCAAGGTGCGGCGGGAGGGGGTCCTCACCACCATCCCGGCCCGGGAGGTGGTCCCCGGGGATATCGTGCTGTTGGAGGAAGGGGACAAAGTGCCGGCGGACGCCCGGCTGCTCGCGGCCAGCCGCCTCCGGGTGAACAACGCCCCCCTGACCGGCGAGTCGGCCCCCCAGGCCCGGAGCGCCGAGCCTTTTTCCGGGGATTCCCTCAAGAGCCCCAACCTGGTGTTTGCCGGCACCCTGGTGGTGAGCGGCAGTGGCGAAGCCGTGGCCATCGCCACCGGCATGGCCACGGAATTCGGCAAGATCGCCCACCTGACCGCCGGGGTGAAGCCGGGCCTGAGCCCCCTGCAGCGGGAAATCGTCCGGGTCACCCGGGTGGTGGCGCTCATCGCGCTGATCATGGGCCTGGGATTCTTCGCCTTGGGTTTCGTGGTGGCCCGGGGGTTCTGGCAGAATTTCCTCTTCGCCGTGGGCATCATCGTGGCCAATGTGCCCGAAGGGCTCCTGCCCACGGTGACCTTGTCCCTGGCCGTGGGCTCCCAGCGGCTGGCGGCCAGGAAGGCTTTGGTGAAGACCCTCACGGCGGTGGAGACGCTGGGGTCGGTGAACGTCATCTGCTCGGACAAGACCGGCACCCTGACGGAAAACCGCATGGCGGTGCAGGAGATGTGGGTGCCGGGGGAGGCCCGGCCGGGGCGGCAGTTCGGCCAGCAGATGCTTCTCACCATTGCCGGGCTGTGCAACAACGCGGTCTTCTCCGGCGGGGAATACCGGGGCGATCCCACGGAGGTGGCCCTGCTTAGGGCGGTCCGGGACCTTAAGGCGGAGCTTACCGCCCAGCGCCTGGCAGAAGTGCCCTTCGACGCCGACCGCAAGCGCATGACCACGGTGCATCAGGTGCAGGGGGAGACCCTGGTGCTCACCAAGGGCGCCCTGGAAATGGTGTTGCCCCGGTGTGCCCAGGTGGTGTGGGAGGGGGAGGCGGCCCCTCTGGAGGACGACAAAAAAGCGGCGATTCACAAGACCTATGAGAGCATGATGGACCGGGGGCTCAGGGTCATGGCCTTTGCCTTCCGGCCCTTGGAGCTCCCCCCGGGCGGGGAAGTGCCCCCGGACGAGGTGCTGGAAAGCGGGTTGATCTTTGCCGGCCTGATGGGCCTGCTGGATCCGCCCCGGGCTGAGGTGGCCGAGGCGGTGCGCCTCTGTCGGGAGGCGGGCATCCGGGCCATCATGATCACCGGGGACGCCGGCCGCACCGCCCTGGCGGTGGCCCGGCAGATCGGCCTGGCTCAGGGCCCCACCCGAGTGGTGGAGGGCCCGGAGCTGGAGGCCATGAGCGACCCGGAGCTGTCGGAGTGCCTCCGGGGGGAGGTGATTTTTGCCCGCATGACCCCCCGCCACAAGCTGCGCATCGTCACCGCCCTGCAGGAGCTGGGCCTGAGGGTGGCGGTCACCGGCGACGGGGTCAACGACGCCCCGGCCCTGAAGCAGGCGGATATCGGCATCGCCATGGGGCTGATCGGCACCGACGTGGCCCGGGAGGCTGCGGACATGGTGCTTCTGGACGACAACTTCGCCACCATCGTGGCCGCGGTGGAGGAGGGCCGGGCGGTCTTTGAGAACATCCGGAAATTCATCATCTACATCTTCGCCCACCTCACCCCGGAGGTGGTGCCCTATATCCTCTTCTCCTTCCTGCCCATCCCCTTGCCCCTGACCGTCATGCAGATTCTGGCCATCGACCTGGGGACGGAGACCCTGCCGGCCCTGGCCCTGGGGACGGAACGGGCCGAACCCACCGTCATGCGGCAGCCTCCCCGGGTGGGGGGACTCATTGACCGGGAGGTGTTTTTCCGGGGCTATATCTTTCTGGGCGGCCTCAGTTGCCTGGGCGTTCTCTTTGCCTATTTCCACGTGCTTTATAACGGGGGCTGGACCTGGGGGCAGGTCCTGCCTCTGGACCATCCCCTGGCCCGCCAGGCCGCCAGCGCCACCTTCCTGGGCATCGTCCTCATGCAGGTGGCCAACGTCTTTGCCTGCCGGTCATCGGTGGAACCCCTCAACCGGCTGGGGCTGTTCACCAATAAGCTGATGCTGGCGGGCATCGCCCTGGAGCTGGCCCTGGCCTATGTCATCATCTACCACCCCTGGGGCCAGGAGATCTTCGGCACCGCGGCTTTGCCCGCCTGGGTCTGGCTCGTTCTGGTCCCCTTCGGCCTGGCCCTGCTGCTGCTGGAGGAATTGCGCAAGCTGATGGTGCGCCGCTTCGGCCGCACGGCCTGA
- the phoU gene encoding phosphate signaling complex protein PhoU — protein sequence MAEVPRYPDKFRQEISALKERLLKLAGMAEEAIHRAVQAFLRRDRELARQVIRGDKEINDLEEAIDAECVRLIALYQPVAADLREIMAADHIIAELERIGDLAVNIAEEALSLEPPGGRDFHPEMGRLAEMVLTMVRQSLTAYVERNPALAREVCRADDEVDELHRRLTQEVLKEMVADEVIGFGEAQISVARHLERVGDHATNIAEQVVYAAEGESIRHRCQG from the coding sequence ATGGCTGAGGTCCCCAGGTATCCGGATAAATTTCGACAGGAGATCAGCGCCTTAAAGGAGCGGCTCCTGAAGCTGGCCGGGATGGCGGAAGAGGCCATCCATCGGGCGGTGCAGGCTTTCTTAAGGCGGGACCGGGAGCTGGCCCGGCAGGTGATCCGCGGGGACAAGGAGATCAACGACCTGGAGGAGGCCATCGACGCCGAGTGTGTGCGGCTCATCGCTCTCTACCAGCCGGTGGCCGCGGACTTAAGGGAGATCATGGCTGCGGACCACATCATCGCCGAGCTGGAGCGCATCGGCGATCTGGCGGTGAACATCGCCGAGGAGGCCCTCTCCTTGGAGCCCCCCGGCGGCCGGGACTTTCACCCGGAGATGGGCCGGCTGGCGGAGATGGTGCTCACCATGGTGCGCCAGAGCCTCACCGCCTACGTGGAGCGCAATCCCGCCCTGGCCCGGGAGGTCTGCCGGGCGGACGACGAGGTGGATGAGCTCCACCGCCGCCTCACCCAGGAGGTCCTCAAGGAGATGGTGGCCGATGAGGTCATCGGCTTCGGGGAGGCCCAGATCAGCGTGGCCCGCCACCTGGAGCGGGTGGGGGATCATGCCACCAATATCGCCGAACAGGTGGTCTACGCCGCAGAGGGGGAAAGCATCCGCCACCGCTGCCAGGGCTAA
- the hrcA gene encoding heat-inducible transcriptional repressor HrcA, producing MVMTADTLTEREQRVLATVLTQYIATGEPVGSRVVAKLSGLNLSSASIRSVMLDLEDRGYLRQPHTSAGRVPTALAFRYYVDHILPVRELEASARRQIREVFKPVAVEPQDLFRQASRALSAATGHTALVLTPRPRAVHLRHIQFISLGGDFVLVLLVSQDQQVQTRFLRSGVTFTQEQLDRFSRYLNDLCQNLTLAEARRRILEEMAKDKDLFDKMVAQALNLSRQALAAEDQGELMIEGTSHILDYPEFAADVAKIRAIFRAFEEKHHLIALLDQTLASQGVQIIISPDDKFPEMQLSLVASSYSLDDAPVGSLGVIGPMRMDYARIVPVVRYTAALVTDWLRKHHT from the coding sequence ATGGTGATGACGGCGGATACATTAACCGAGCGGGAGCAACGCGTCCTGGCCACCGTGCTCACCCAGTACATTGCCACCGGCGAGCCGGTGGGGTCCCGGGTGGTGGCGAAGCTCTCCGGCCTCAATCTGTCCTCGGCCAGCATCCGCAGCGTCATGCTGGACCTGGAGGACCGGGGTTACCTGCGCCAGCCCCACACCTCCGCCGGCCGGGTGCCCACCGCCCTGGCCTTCCGCTACTATGTGGACCACATCCTGCCGGTCCGGGAGCTGGAGGCCAGCGCCCGCCGGCAGATCCGGGAGGTCTTCAAGCCCGTGGCGGTGGAGCCCCAGGACCTCTTCCGGCAGGCCTCCCGGGCCCTGTCGGCGGCCACCGGCCACACGGCCCTGGTCCTCACCCCCCGGCCCCGGGCGGTGCACCTGCGCCACATCCAGTTCATCAGCCTGGGTGGGGACTTTGTCCTGGTGCTTCTGGTCTCCCAGGACCAGCAGGTGCAGACCCGGTTTCTTAGGAGCGGCGTCACCTTCACCCAGGAGCAGCTGGACCGCTTCAGCCGCTATCTTAACGACCTCTGCCAGAATCTCACTCTGGCAGAGGCCCGGCGCCGCATCCTGGAGGAGATGGCCAAGGACAAGGACCTCTTCGACAAGATGGTGGCCCAGGCCCTGAACTTAAGCCGCCAGGCCCTGGCGGCGGAGGACCAGGGCGAGCTGATGATCGAGGGCACCAGCCACATCCTGGATTATCCGGAGTTCGCCGCCGATGTGGCCAAGATCCGGGCCATCTTCCGGGCCTTTGAGGAGAAACATCACCTCATCGCCCTGCTGGACCAGACCCTGGCCTCCCAGGGGGTGCAGATCATCATCAGCCCGGACGACAAATTTCCGGAGATGCAGCTCAGCCTGGTGGCCTCGTCGTACTCCCTGGATGACGCGCCGGTGGGGAGCCTCGGGGTCATCGGCCCCATGCGCATGGATTACGCCCGCATCGTCCCGGTGGTGCGCTACACCGCGGCCCTGGTCACCGACTGGCTGAGAAAGCATCACACCTAG
- the grpE gene encoding nucleotide exchange factor GrpE, protein MTDTDKREEPAGAEETAPDTGETPAAEPDLDELKRQLAEKTKEAQECHDKLLRYAAELENLKKRAERERAEVVQYANEAVFKELLPVLDNLERALENGRQFEAPPGLLEGLELVRQEFLKVLQKFGVTPVECLGQPFDPAYHHAVMEEEAPELADQTVTKELQRGYLYRTRLLRPAMVVVARSSNKPASPSVDISA, encoded by the coding sequence ATGACTGACACCGATAAGCGGGAAGAACCGGCCGGGGCCGAGGAGACGGCCCCCGACACCGGCGAGACGCCGGCGGCCGAGCCGGATCTGGACGAGCTGAAACGCCAGCTGGCGGAAAAGACCAAGGAAGCCCAGGAGTGCCATGACAAGCTCCTGCGCTACGCCGCCGAGCTGGAGAACCTGAAGAAGCGGGCTGAGCGGGAGCGGGCCGAGGTGGTGCAGTACGCCAACGAGGCGGTCTTCAAGGAGCTCCTGCCGGTCCTGGATAACCTGGAGCGGGCCCTGGAAAACGGCCGCCAGTTCGAGGCGCCCCCAGGACTGCTGGAGGGCCTGGAGCTGGTGCGCCAGGAGTTTCTTAAGGTGCTGCAGAAATTCGGGGTCACCCCGGTGGAATGCCTGGGCCAGCCCTTCGACCCGGCCTACCACCACGCGGTCATGGAGGAGGAGGCCCCGGAGCTGGCGGACCAGACCGTTACCAAGGAGCTGCAGCGGGGCTATCTTTATCGGACCCGGCTCTTGCGCCCCGCCATGGTGGTGGTGGCCCGGAGCAGCAACAAGCCCGCATCCCCGAGTGTTGATATTTCCGCTTAA
- the dnaK gene encoding molecular chaperone DnaK yields the protein MSKVIGIDLGTTNSCVAVMEGGEPKVIPNAEGGRTTPSVVAFTDSGERLVGQIAKRQAITNPLNTVFAVKRLIGRKFEDPEVQRDLKILPYKIVRAENGDAAIEIRGRVYSPAEISAMILAKMKQTAEEYLGEKVTEAVVTVPAYFNDAQRQATKDAGRIAGLNVLRIINEPTAASLAYGLDKKKDERIAVFDLGGGTFDISILEIGEGVFEVKSTNGDTHLGGEDFDQRIMDYLADEFKRDQGIDLRNDKMALQRLKEAAEKAKMELSTSLETEVNLPFITADASGPKHLLIKLTRAKLEALVEDLIEKLEGPCRQALKDANLTPKDIDEVILVGGMTRMPRVQEKVKEIFGKEPHKGVNPDEVVAIGAAIQAGVLKGEVKDVLLLDVTPLSLGIETLGGVFTKIIERNTTIPTRKSQIFSTATDNQTAVTIHVLQGEREMAADNKTLGKFELYGIPPAPRGVPQIEVTFDIDANGIVHVSAKDLATGREQSIRITASSGLTEEEIKRLIKEAELHAEEDRRKKELAEARNQADSLIYTTEKTLKDVGDKVDAATKADIEAKIASLKSAMGGNDIHDIKAKCDELMRASHKLAEIMYAKAGTGTRAGAHEEPKAKKPEEDVVEAEFEEVK from the coding sequence ATGTCAAAAGTCATCGGCATCGATTTGGGCACCACGAACTCCTGTGTGGCCGTGATGGAAGGGGGGGAGCCCAAGGTCATCCCCAACGCCGAAGGCGGCCGCACCACACCCTCCGTGGTGGCCTTCACCGATAGCGGCGAGCGTCTGGTGGGGCAGATCGCCAAGCGCCAGGCCATCACCAACCCCTTGAACACCGTCTTTGCGGTGAAGCGCCTCATCGGCCGCAAGTTCGAAGACCCGGAAGTGCAGCGGGACCTGAAGATCCTACCCTATAAGATCGTGCGGGCGGAAAACGGCGACGCCGCCATCGAAATCCGGGGCCGGGTTTACAGTCCGGCGGAGATCTCCGCCATGATCCTGGCCAAGATGAAGCAGACCGCCGAGGAGTACTTAGGGGAGAAGGTCACCGAGGCGGTGGTGACGGTGCCCGCCTACTTCAACGACGCCCAGCGCCAGGCCACCAAGGACGCCGGCCGCATCGCCGGGCTGAACGTGCTGCGCATCATCAACGAGCCCACCGCCGCCTCCCTGGCCTACGGCCTGGACAAGAAGAAGGACGAGCGCATCGCCGTTTTTGACTTGGGCGGCGGCACTTTCGACATCTCCATCCTGGAGATCGGCGAAGGCGTCTTCGAGGTCAAGTCCACCAACGGCGACACCCATCTGGGAGGCGAGGACTTCGACCAGCGCATCATGGATTACCTGGCCGACGAGTTCAAGCGGGACCAGGGCATTGATCTCCGCAACGACAAAATGGCCCTGCAGCGCCTCAAGGAGGCGGCGGAGAAGGCCAAAATGGAGCTCTCCACCTCCCTGGAGACGGAGGTCAACCTGCCCTTCATCACCGCGGACGCCAGCGGCCCCAAGCACCTGCTCATCAAACTCACCCGGGCCAAGCTGGAGGCCCTGGTGGAGGACCTGATCGAGAAGCTGGAGGGCCCCTGCCGCCAGGCTCTGAAGGACGCCAACCTGACCCCCAAGGACATCGACGAGGTCATCCTGGTGGGCGGCATGACCCGCATGCCCCGGGTGCAGGAGAAGGTGAAGGAGATCTTCGGCAAGGAGCCCCACAAGGGCGTCAATCCCGATGAAGTGGTGGCCATCGGCGCCGCCATCCAGGCGGGGGTGCTCAAGGGCGAGGTCAAGGACGTGTTGCTTTTGGACGTCACCCCGCTGTCTTTGGGCATCGAGACCCTGGGCGGGGTGTTCACCAAGATCATCGAGCGCAACACCACTATCCCCACCCGCAAGAGCCAGATCTTCTCCACCGCCACCGACAACCAGACGGCGGTGACCATCCACGTGCTCCAGGGCGAGCGGGAGATGGCGGCGGACAACAAGACCCTGGGCAAGTTCGAGCTCTACGGTATTCCGCCGGCCCCTCGGGGCGTGCCTCAGATCGAGGTGACCTTCGACATCGACGCCAACGGCATCGTGCACGTCAGCGCCAAGGACCTGGCCACCGGGCGGGAGCAGTCCATCCGCATCACCGCCAGCAGCGGCCTCACCGAGGAGGAGATCAAGCGGCTCATCAAGGAGGCGGAGCTGCACGCCGAGGAGGACCGGCGCAAGAAGGAGCTGGCCGAAGCCCGCAACCAGGCCGACAGCCTCATCTACACCACCGAAAAGACCCTCAAGGACGTGGGGGACAAGGTGGACGCGGCCACCAAGGCCGACATCGAGGCCAAGATCGCCAGCCTCAAGTCCGCCATGGGGGGCAACGATATTCACGACATCAAGGCCAAGTGCGATGAGCTCATGCGGGCCTCCCACAAGCTGGCGGAGATCATGTACGCCAAGGCCGGCACCGGTACGAGAGCCGGGGCCCACGAAGAGCCCAAGGCCAAGAAACCCGAGGAAGACGTGGTGGAGGCCGAGTTCGAGGAAGTGAAATAA